The following proteins are co-located in the Sporosarcina pasteurii genome:
- a CDS encoding DUF4910 domain-containing protein has product MKVVLMSTVIATSGVFIIPGQVLEPTTVLAAPGQSEAAHDQKVIAPISEKRMYADVYHLSETIGPRVTGTEEEREAASFIRNRLQSYGYEVEVQEFRIPDKMIGHLQTSAGDEVLINIPAGSASTASEGLTAQLYDAGLGYANDFTAESAGKIALISRGDFTFQEKVENAYAAGAVGVLIYNNIESPGPLNPSIGEASIPVGGISKASGEALIADVVRNDGTVTLKVDALTDVKSQNIIATRAPKKGNNHEILHVSAHFDSVPFAPGANDNASGTAVTLELARVLKSYPIDKEIRFVFAGAEEIGLVGSRYYASQLTEDEISRSIGNFNMDMVGTSWENATAIYMNTVDGKANIVSETALATAERIGTPSELVLYQRGSSDHVAFHEVGIPAVNFIRREPGTANLEPYYHTPLDTIEHISTERLKEAGDLVGASVYQLIRK; this is encoded by the coding sequence ATGAAGGTGGTTCTGATGTCGACAGTCATTGCCACATCAGGGGTTTTCATTATTCCAGGACAAGTATTAGAGCCGACGACTGTATTGGCAGCACCTGGACAAAGCGAGGCGGCGCATGATCAGAAAGTGATTGCACCAATTAGTGAGAAGCGGATGTACGCGGATGTGTATCATTTATCGGAAACGATTGGTCCTCGTGTAACAGGGACAGAGGAAGAGAGGGAGGCCGCAAGTTTTATTAGAAACCGTCTTCAATCCTATGGATATGAAGTTGAAGTCCAGGAGTTTAGAATTCCGGATAAGATGATTGGACATTTGCAAACTTCTGCGGGGGATGAAGTACTCATCAATATTCCTGCTGGATCCGCCTCAACAGCCAGTGAGGGGTTAACAGCGCAATTATATGATGCGGGGTTAGGCTATGCAAATGACTTCACGGCAGAATCGGCTGGTAAGATTGCGTTAATTTCGCGAGGCGACTTTACGTTCCAGGAAAAAGTTGAAAACGCATACGCGGCAGGGGCGGTTGGCGTCCTGATTTATAACAATATCGAATCGCCAGGCCCATTAAATCCATCTATTGGTGAAGCATCAATTCCAGTAGGAGGCATTTCAAAGGCGAGCGGAGAAGCGCTTATCGCGGATGTAGTTAGGAACGATGGCACAGTTACTTTAAAGGTCGATGCATTAACAGATGTGAAATCGCAAAACATTATCGCGACACGTGCACCAAAAAAAGGAAATAACCATGAGATTTTGCACGTTTCTGCACATTTTGACAGCGTACCATTTGCACCAGGCGCAAATGATAACGCATCTGGAACTGCGGTTACGTTAGAACTCGCACGCGTGTTAAAGAGCTATCCGATTGATAAAGAAATTCGATTTGTCTTTGCCGGTGCTGAAGAAATCGGCTTGGTAGGTTCAAGATATTATGCGAGCCAATTGACTGAAGATGAAATTTCACGAAGCATTGGTAACTTTAACATGGATATGGTCGGGACAAGTTGGGAGAATGCAACGGCAATTTATATGAACACAGTCGACGGCAAAGCAAACATTGTATCGGAAACGGCACTGGCGACTGCGGAAAGAATTGGGACACCATCAGAATTAGTGCTTTACCAAAGAGGCTCATCGGATCATGTTGCGTTCCATGAAGTAGGCATTCCGGCGGTTAACTTTATTCGCAGGGAACCTGGAACGGCGAATTTGGAGCCTTACTACCATACGCCGCTCGATACGATTGAACATATTAGTACTGAACGTTTAAAAGAAGCGGGAGATTTGGTAGGCGCTTCAGTCTATCAATTAATTAGAAAATAA
- the queF gene encoding preQ(1) synthase → MRKSDTKDLTLLGNQETTYNYEYDPDILETFNNQHTENDYFVKFNIPEFTSLCPMTGQPDFATIYISYMPDIKMVESKSLKLYIGSFRNHDGFHEDCANTIMKDLIKLMDPKYIEVWAKFTPRGGISIDPYCNYGKPGTIYEDMARERMFKHDMYPETVDNR, encoded by the coding sequence ATGAGAAAAAGCGATACGAAAGACCTTACATTATTAGGCAATCAAGAAACTACTTACAATTACGAATATGATCCAGACATTTTAGAGACATTCAATAATCAACATACGGAAAATGATTATTTTGTTAAATTTAATATTCCAGAGTTTACAAGTCTTTGTCCAATGACGGGGCAACCTGATTTTGCTACGATTTATATCTCGTATATGCCAGATATTAAAATGGTTGAGAGTAAATCTTTAAAACTCTATATAGGAAGTTTTAGAAACCATGATGGGTTCCATGAAGATTGTGCAAATACAATTATGAAAGATTTAATTAAATTGATGGACCCTAAATATATAGAAGTATGGGCTAAATTTACACCACGTGGCGGTATTTCAATCGACCCGTATTGTAACTATGGAAAACCAGGGACGATTTATGAAGATATGGCTCGAGAAAGAATGTTCAAGCATGATATGTATCCAGAGACTGTAGATAATCGATAA
- a CDS encoding Crp/Fnr family transcriptional regulator, giving the protein MEQLKTLAKNVTLFKDLSDEELKPFLNIMRRREFLDKQMIFMHDTPITDIYIVASGNVKVFRNDLSGKEQIICVKQLGDLFPNVGFFRKENYPAHSQAMEETVLYAISLREFEEVLLVNPHISIKLFRLLGDLIIDSQQRLEEMALRNTNDRILLLLLRLSESHGTRQPDGWLKLNTKFTNSDLANMIGTTRESVNRMISRLRKEDKVKIVEGDYYIIPDKIQNEIAEA; this is encoded by the coding sequence TTGGAACAGTTGAAGACCCTAGCAAAAAACGTCACGCTTTTTAAAGATTTATCCGATGAAGAACTCAAACCCTTTCTAAATATCATGAGAAGAAGAGAGTTTCTTGATAAACAAATGATTTTTATGCACGATACACCGATTACCGACATTTATATCGTCGCTTCTGGGAATGTAAAAGTGTTTAGAAATGACCTGTCTGGGAAAGAACAAATTATTTGCGTTAAGCAACTAGGTGATTTGTTTCCAAACGTTGGATTTTTCCGTAAAGAAAATTATCCCGCTCACTCTCAAGCAATGGAAGAGACTGTTTTGTATGCGATTTCCCTTCGAGAGTTTGAAGAAGTACTTTTAGTCAATCCACATATTTCAATTAAATTATTTCGTTTACTGGGAGACTTAATTATTGATTCGCAACAAAGGCTTGAAGAAATGGCATTAAGAAATACGAATGACCGTATTCTGCTGCTTCTTTTGCGATTAAGCGAGTCACATGGCACCCGGCAACCGGATGGGTGGCTAAAACTAAATACGAAGTTTACAAATTCAGATTTGGCCAACATGATTGGTACGACGAGAGAATCGGTGAATCGAATGATTTCTCGTCTGCGTAAAGAAGATAAAGTAAAAATTGTGGAAGGCGATTATTATATTATTCCGGATAAAATTCAAAATGAAATCGCCGAAGCATGA
- a CDS encoding SurA N-terminal domain-containing protein, which produces MNLKKIFLSFFAGALALSLAACNGDEKAQKEEVSEEQVNVEEIQAKLAEQQVDKNDIVAVVNDEEINGEQYNAVLMSIQTQMQQSGQDPSSEEAAEQIKDQTLDTLVNQTLLLQQAKIEEIKASQDEIEEEYKAFVQQFGDEKTLIEALKQENMDTENLKEQISESIIFRKYQEQVTPIEEVSDETVKEYYEQIAAQTEDGEQELPPLEELSENIKQIIQQEEQQKKLSAHLETLKEDAKIELKI; this is translated from the coding sequence ATGAATTTAAAAAAGATATTTTTATCGTTTTTCGCCGGTGCACTTGCACTTAGTTTAGCGGCTTGTAACGGAGACGAGAAGGCCCAAAAAGAAGAGGTTTCTGAAGAACAAGTAAATGTTGAAGAAATCCAAGCAAAGTTAGCCGAACAGCAAGTAGACAAGAATGACATTGTCGCTGTTGTCAATGATGAGGAAATTAACGGCGAACAGTATAACGCTGTATTAATGTCGATTCAAACGCAAATGCAACAATCGGGACAAGATCCATCAAGCGAAGAAGCAGCAGAACAAATCAAAGATCAAACGCTCGATACACTTGTCAACCAAACCTTGCTCCTTCAACAAGCAAAAATTGAGGAGATTAAAGCTTCTCAAGATGAAATTGAAGAGGAATATAAAGCATTTGTCCAACAATTTGGGGATGAAAAGACATTAATTGAAGCATTGAAACAAGAAAATATGGACACAGAAAACTTAAAAGAACAAATTTCGGAATCCATTATTTTCCGTAAGTATCAAGAGCAGGTCACCCCTATCGAAGAGGTTTCAGATGAAACCGTTAAAGAATATTACGAACAAATCGCTGCGCAAACAGAGGATGGCGAACAAGAACTACCTCCACTGGAAGAATTAAGTGAGAATATCAAACAAATCATTCAACAAGAAGAACAACAGAAAAAACTAAGTGCCCATCTTGAAACGTTAAAAGAAGACGCAAAGATTGAATTGAAAATTTAA
- a CDS encoding mechanosensitive ion channel family protein yields MSFSEKFLQLPINIGMVALLIILIVYLIRKSVKVFLENMFIFDENRKETLIHFTNQATKVLGLVFFIFYMVNHFFPLENFFTGSVVVVGALALIFQHIIRDYLMGIAYLFERQIYHGDYVIINGKQQGKIEEISIRYLKIRQNDGYLYTVSYSNITELQNGTRGMRRVTESLVLDYTQKPEEAFKVLEEVAQTCNEKYGEYLLKDQNGVPMESFKFNQITELNVDFRGHRYSLTGIVKEDDFVEAAKKVRYELARAAYENNLIMAENNHTSH; encoded by the coding sequence ATGTCTTTCTCAGAAAAGTTCCTACAGTTGCCCATAAATATTGGAATGGTCGCACTGCTAATTATATTGATCGTTTATTTGATTCGCAAATCCGTCAAGGTTTTCTTAGAAAATATGTTTATCTTCGATGAGAATCGGAAAGAAACTTTAATTCATTTCACTAACCAGGCGACGAAGGTATTAGGATTAGTATTTTTCATTTTTTATATGGTCAATCATTTCTTTCCACTGGAAAATTTTTTCACCGGTTCAGTGGTCGTCGTCGGTGCCCTGGCATTGATTTTCCAACACATCATCCGCGATTACCTAATGGGGATAGCCTACTTATTTGAACGCCAGATTTATCATGGGGATTATGTCATCATCAATGGTAAGCAACAGGGAAAAATTGAGGAAATTAGTATTCGCTATTTGAAGATCCGCCAGAACGATGGCTATCTCTATACGGTTTCCTATAGCAATATCACGGAACTTCAAAACGGAACTCGGGGGATGCGCCGGGTAACCGAAAGCCTTGTTCTCGACTATACACAAAAACCGGAAGAGGCTTTCAAAGTGCTAGAGGAAGTTGCACAAACCTGCAACGAGAAATACGGCGAATACTTGTTGAAAGATCAAAATGGTGTTCCTATGGAAAGTTTCAAATTCAATCAAATTACTGAGCTGAATGTGGATTTCAGAGGTCACCGGTATTCATTGACAGGGATTGTGAAGGAAGACGATTTCGTGGAAGCGGCCAAAAAAGTTAGATATGAACTAGCGAGGGCTGCCTACGAGAATAATTTAATCATGGCAGAAAATAATCACACAAGCCATTGA
- the queC gene encoding 7-cyano-7-deazaguanine synthase QueC: MEELTMEKAVVVFSGGQDSTTCLLWALEEFDEVETVTFLYGQRHELEVDCAKKIANDLGVKHKMIQMDLLNQLTENALTRKDMEIEEGKVPNTYVEGRNHIFLSFAAIYAKTIGAKNIITGVSETEFSGYPDCRDAFIQSLNTTVNLAMDAELKFITPLMWKDKAEVWEMADQMGRLEYIRENTLTCYNGVIGDGCGKCPSCKLRNEGLQTYLQKRAVL; this comes from the coding sequence ATGGAGGAATTAACAATGGAAAAAGCAGTAGTTGTATTTAGTGGCGGACAAGATTCTACCACATGCTTATTATGGGCATTGGAAGAATTTGATGAAGTAGAAACCGTCACTTTTTTGTATGGGCAAAGGCATGAATTGGAGGTTGATTGCGCCAAAAAGATTGCGAATGATCTTGGTGTAAAACACAAAATGATTCAAATGGATCTTCTGAATCAATTAACTGAAAATGCCTTAACAAGGAAAGACATGGAGATTGAAGAAGGAAAAGTCCCAAATACATACGTAGAAGGTAGAAATCATATTTTCCTTTCTTTTGCAGCGATTTACGCAAAAACAATCGGGGCAAAAAACATTATAACCGGCGTAAGTGAAACAGAATTTAGCGGATATCCTGATTGTCGAGATGCGTTTATCCAATCATTAAACACCACAGTCAATTTAGCAATGGACGCCGAGTTAAAATTTATCACGCCTCTCATGTGGAAAGACAAAGCAGAAGTTTGGGAAATGGCAGATCAAATGGGACGGCTTGAGTACATTCGGGAAAACACCTTGACTTGCTATAATGGTGTTATCGGGGATGGTTGCGGAAAATGTCCATCTTGCAAGTTAAGAAATGAAGGTTTACAAACCTATTTACAAAAGCGTGCTGTCTTATGA
- a CDS encoding M20/M25/M40 family metallo-hydrolase, with protein sequence MKKKFISIALAGALVFSASPATFTPVDAKTPVVVNNGKSDSAHDQKVVARVEAERAIEHIKYLSETIGPRVGGLESEKEAADYVASQLKSYGYDVEYQYFPVADQYIADVTFADGTSWQLGAAPNGKISDEAVSAEVVYVEGGTHAGDFSKDVEGKIVLLTRANSTTDYRLQVDHAVNAGAAGVILQSVVGGRGNYGSTFNPSLTQEYDVPVYGAAYIQGVWLQERLEEGPVELQLTATHYTDLESVNVIGTKKAKGNNADGKEVILSAHMDSVVGAPGANDNASGTGLMLELARVFKGYHTDKDLKFIAFGSEERGLLGSRYYVDQLSQAERDKIEAVFNPDMVATNYEAATHLYAMTVDGNENIVTKSATAAGARLGNSAILPGRFGSSDHVPFHNAGIPSALFIWMGIDSWDPLIYHIEKVYHTPQDTIEDNISAERMQTALDIIGAGLFDVVRKDVPGLKR encoded by the coding sequence ATGAAGAAAAAGTTTATATCTATTGCACTAGCGGGAGCACTTGTATTTAGTGCATCACCGGCAACGTTTACGCCTGTTGACGCGAAAACGCCAGTTGTTGTCAACAATGGTAAATCTGATTCTGCCCATGACCAGAAAGTCGTTGCAAGAGTCGAAGCAGAAAGAGCGATTGAGCATATTAAATATTTATCAGAAACAATCGGCCCGCGAGTTGGTGGACTGGAGTCAGAAAAGGAAGCTGCCGATTACGTAGCGTCTCAGCTGAAAAGTTACGGGTATGATGTTGAGTACCAATACTTTCCAGTAGCGGATCAATATATTGCAGATGTAACATTTGCGGATGGTACGTCTTGGCAACTTGGCGCTGCACCAAATGGGAAAATAAGTGACGAAGCAGTTTCTGCAGAAGTTGTTTACGTAGAAGGAGGAACCCATGCAGGAGATTTCTCTAAAGACGTTGAAGGAAAAATCGTTTTATTAACTCGTGCAAATTCGACAACAGACTATCGTTTACAAGTGGACCACGCAGTGAATGCTGGAGCGGCTGGTGTTATTTTACAAAGCGTTGTAGGTGGTAGAGGAAACTATGGATCTACATTTAACCCAAGCTTAACCCAGGAATATGATGTGCCAGTCTACGGTGCTGCTTATATTCAAGGTGTATGGCTACAAGAGCGGTTGGAAGAAGGACCTGTTGAGCTTCAATTAACAGCAACACATTACACAGATTTAGAATCGGTAAACGTAATTGGTACGAAGAAAGCGAAAGGCAATAACGCTGACGGTAAAGAAGTTATTTTGAGTGCACATATGGATAGCGTTGTAGGCGCACCAGGCGCGAATGATAATGCTTCTGGAACGGGACTAATGCTTGAGTTGGCACGTGTCTTTAAAGGCTATCACACAGATAAAGATTTGAAGTTTATCGCATTCGGATCGGAAGAACGAGGACTGCTTGGTTCGCGTTACTATGTAGACCAGTTGTCACAGGCGGAGCGTGACAAGATTGAGGCGGTCTTCAATCCAGACATGGTTGCGACAAATTACGAAGCTGCCACGCATCTCTATGCAATGACTGTAGACGGTAACGAAAATATCGTAACTAAATCTGCGACAGCAGCAGGTGCGCGCCTTGGAAACTCTGCGATTTTACCAGGTAGATTTGGTTCAAGTGACCACGTACCATTCCATAATGCAGGCATTCCATCTGCATTGTTCATTTGGATGGGCATTGACAGCTGGGATCCATTAATTTACCATATCGAAAAAGTGTATCATACACCGCAAGATACAATTGAAGATAATATTTCGGCAGAACGTATGCAAACGGCATTAGATATTATCGGTGCAGGATTGTTTGATGTTGTTAGAAAAGATGTACCAGGGCTCAAAAGGTAA
- a CDS encoding DUF3784 domain-containing protein encodes MAGVLITGIILLSFISLGIMFSMGKGAFLIAGYNTMSEEEKGKYDTIALCKFMGKMMFALSFSMIFWILSDLLQANWLFIVGLVLFFGIVLFLVIYANTGNRFKKNEIES; translated from the coding sequence TTGGCGGGTGTACTAATTACTGGAATCATTCTATTGTCATTCATCTCGTTAGGCATTATGTTTAGTATGGGAAAAGGCGCTTTTTTAATTGCTGGCTATAATACGATGTCTGAAGAGGAGAAAGGTAAATACGATACAATTGCGTTGTGCAAATTTATGGGGAAAATGATGTTTGCACTATCATTTAGTATGATTTTTTGGATATTGAGCGATTTATTACAAGCCAATTGGTTGTTTATCGTTGGCCTCGTTTTGTTTTTCGGGATTGTATTATTTTTGGTGATATATGCGAACACGGGGAATCGGTTTAAAAAGAATGAGATTGAATCATGA
- a CDS encoding ketopantoate reductase family protein has product MRILVLGAGAIGGYYGGRLVEKGEDVTFLVRPKRKEHLEKNGLRIQSYFGDFSFQPKCITSNEAAAPFDLVLFSTKAYHLEDAMNDLKPYVGEHTVILPLLNGVAHFNRLKEVFGVEKVIGGLCFIETTLNHQGIIEQTSAIDRLVYGEFDQKDTERIREIEKVFSGTKATFSLSAHIEQEIWQKYLFITVMSGCTSLMRAPIGPIRESIGGEVFIKKLFKEVESIIKKHGGPLREDIVDKQLEMIRLANYDMKSSMQRDMEKGLSIEGQHLQGFLLQLAKKYQLDTPYLLAVYQNLVVYETMLGQGG; this is encoded by the coding sequence ATGCGGATTCTAGTGCTTGGAGCAGGAGCGATAGGTGGGTATTACGGCGGTCGATTAGTTGAGAAAGGGGAGGACGTTACTTTTCTCGTTCGTCCAAAGAGAAAAGAGCATTTAGAGAAAAATGGATTACGTATACAAAGTTATTTTGGTGATTTTTCATTTCAGCCTAAATGTATCACGTCTAATGAAGCGGCTGCGCCATTTGACTTAGTTTTGTTTTCGACAAAAGCTTATCATTTGGAAGACGCGATGAATGACTTAAAACCTTATGTCGGAGAACATACAGTGATTTTGCCACTTTTAAATGGGGTAGCTCACTTTAACAGGCTCAAAGAGGTGTTTGGTGTTGAAAAAGTCATTGGTGGATTATGTTTTATTGAAACGACATTAAATCATCAAGGGATTATTGAACAAACAAGCGCGATTGATCGTTTAGTGTACGGGGAATTTGACCAAAAAGATACAGAGAGAATTCGTGAAATTGAAAAAGTGTTTTCTGGAACGAAGGCAACATTTTCATTAAGCGCTCATATTGAACAGGAGATTTGGCAGAAGTATTTATTTATCACAGTCATGTCGGGTTGCACTTCGTTAATGAGAGCGCCGATTGGTCCCATTCGAGAAAGTATTGGGGGCGAAGTGTTTATCAAAAAGCTTTTTAAAGAAGTTGAATCGATTATCAAAAAACATGGTGGCCCATTACGTGAAGATATTGTTGATAAGCAACTTGAAATGATACGCCTAGCTAATTATGATATGAAATCATCGATGCAGCGAGATATGGAGAAAGGATTATCCATTGAGGGGCAGCATTTGCAAGGATTTTTGTTACAGTTAGCAAAAAAATATCAATTGGATACCCCTTATCTTCTTGCTGTATATCAAAATTTGGTTGTTTATGAAACGATGTTAGGACAGGGCGGGTAA
- a CDS encoding cbb3-type cytochrome c oxidase subunit I, producing the protein MKQQKQETKRTLKEKATQALGISEADAKLSKSYMSVAFLALLIGGFLGLLQGLERAGLVQMPSWFTYYQVLTAHGLLLVLVLTAFFAIGYFYAGLSHTLGGVLPHVRTMAWIGFWMKIVGFVFAVIPVLMNDATVMFTFYPPMAASPLFYIGLALIVIGVWICAFGAFINVATWRKQNPGKHIPILAFFATGVFVLLFFGSIGVTIEVIMLIFWSAGVMETINVMLSRTLFWSFGHTLVNIWYLTAVSAWYVIVPKIIGGKRFSDTLTRVVVAMLVITNIPGGFHHQIVDPAMGPALKYMHVFMSLSIAFPSLMTAFAMFYVFERTGRAKGGKGLFGWLKKLPWKDVRFLAPFIAMVAFIPAGAGGIAQTTNQLNQVVHNTMWVVGHFHLTVGTSVILTFFGISYWLIPYLSKRVLTPAMNKVGVIQTIIWTVGMFFMAGSMHYVGLLGSPRRTSYTTYGDHAVALGWDPYMILLAIGGTLLIIGVLIQVYAVFHLMFFAPKGQTEFPIAESEEPQEQSPLWTDRWGVIIALMILVIAIGYVVPLTDLIVNAPPGSPPIRTW; encoded by the coding sequence ATGAAACAACAAAAACAAGAAACAAAACGGACGTTGAAAGAAAAAGCAACGCAAGCTCTAGGCATTTCGGAAGCAGATGCGAAATTATCAAAATCGTATATGTCCGTTGCATTTCTAGCACTGCTGATAGGTGGTTTTCTAGGATTATTACAAGGCTTAGAGCGTGCAGGACTTGTCCAAATGCCCTCTTGGTTTACCTATTACCAGGTATTAACAGCGCACGGACTCTTATTAGTCCTCGTCTTAACGGCATTTTTTGCAATTGGCTATTTCTATGCGGGATTGTCCCATACGTTGGGCGGTGTTCTTCCCCACGTTAGAACAATGGCATGGATTGGTTTTTGGATGAAAATTGTTGGATTTGTTTTCGCTGTCATCCCAGTATTAATGAACGATGCAACGGTAATGTTTACTTTTTATCCACCAATGGCTGCATCCCCACTATTCTATATTGGTCTGGCATTAATTGTTATAGGCGTTTGGATCTGTGCATTCGGCGCATTTATCAACGTTGCGACTTGGAGAAAGCAAAATCCAGGAAAACACATTCCAATCTTAGCTTTCTTTGCGACTGGCGTTTTCGTTCTATTATTCTTTGGAAGTATTGGCGTTACAATCGAAGTGATCATGCTCATCTTTTGGTCAGCAGGCGTGATGGAAACGATTAACGTCATGCTAAGCCGTACGCTATTTTGGTCTTTCGGGCATACGCTCGTTAACATTTGGTACTTAACAGCGGTTTCAGCTTGGTATGTCATCGTACCAAAAATTATTGGCGGAAAACGATTTAGTGACACGTTAACGCGTGTCGTTGTAGCGATGCTTGTGATTACGAACATCCCAGGCGGTTTTCACCACCAAATCGTTGACCCAGCGATGGGACCAGCGCTGAAATATATGCATGTGTTTATGAGTCTATCCATCGCCTTCCCATCTTTAATGACTGCATTTGCAATGTTTTATGTATTCGAGCGTACTGGAAGAGCGAAAGGCGGAAAAGGTTTATTTGGCTGGCTTAAAAAATTACCATGGAAAGATGTTCGTTTCTTAGCGCCTTTCATCGCGATGGTTGCATTCATTCCAGCGGGTGCAGGCGGTATTGCGCAAACGACGAACCAACTAAACCAAGTCGTTCATAATACGATGTGGGTCGTCGGTCACTTCCACTTAACCGTCGGGACGTCAGTTATACTGACATTTTTCGGTATTAGTTATTGGTTAATCCCTTACTTATCCAAACGTGTGTTAACGCCAGCAATGAACAAAGTCGGGGTCATTCAGACGATTATTTGGACGGTCGGCATGTTCTTCATGGCTGGTTCCATGCACTATGTCGGATTACTAGGTTCACCACGTCGTACATCTTATACAACATACGGTGACCATGCCGTTGCATTAGGTTGGGACCCTTATATGATCCTACTTGCGATTGGCGGAACGCTCTTAATTATCGGCGTCCTCATCCAAGTATACGCGGTCTTCCATCTCATGTTCTTTGCGCCAAAAGGACAAACGGAATTCCCGATTGCTGAATCTGAAGAGCCACAAGAACAATCGCCGCTATGGACAGATCGTTGGGGCGTCATTATTGCACTCATGATTCTCGTCATTGCAATCGGTTATGTCGTACCTCTTACAGATTTAATCGTCAATGCACCTCCAGGTTCTCCGCCAATTCGAACTTGGTAA
- a CDS encoding cytochrome c oxidase subunit II: protein MKIHRYEKIWLALSFGIILAFMLIIGVQAFAFEHAPPSHKEIIDPQKVDVTAPFDNPGVFQTGDNEYEVVMTLQAFGFTPHEVEVPAGAKVTFTLTSKDVIHGFQIAQTNVNAMVVPGHIQKVTQTFRNPGEYLVLCNEYCGIGHEMMGMTITVK, encoded by the coding sequence ATGAAAATTCATCGATATGAAAAGATTTGGCTCGCGCTAAGCTTCGGTATTATTCTAGCTTTCATGTTAATTATCGGCGTTCAAGCTTTCGCTTTTGAACATGCGCCGCCTAGTCACAAAGAAATTATCGATCCGCAAAAAGTTGATGTCACTGCACCATTCGACAATCCAGGTGTCTTTCAAACGGGTGACAATGAATATGAAGTCGTCATGACTTTACAAGCGTTTGGTTTTACGCCGCATGAAGTCGAAGTGCCAGCTGGTGCAAAAGTGACATTCACCTTAACTTCTAAAGACGTAATTCACGGTTTTCAAATTGCACAAACGAATGTGAATGCGATGGTTGTTCCAGGGCATATTCAAAAAGTCACCCAAACATTTAGAAACCCGGGAGAATATTTAGTTTTGTGTAATGAATATTGCGGAATTGGTCACGAAATGATGGGCATGACCATTACGGTTAAATAA
- a CDS encoding VUT family protein: MRISIYLLSIVLANVITARFAPLDLGLFIIPYGTLFIGLTLVMRDMVQNRFGRFNTYLLIVFALILSAISSYLLGDALWVVFASTLSFIVSETADTEIYTRFKLPFVRRVFYSGVVAGFLDSALFVIIGIGPLGLNFVPWELVPYAILGQWVAKVLMQLIVAGGIRQVVIKMNIYEPNISDVK; the protein is encoded by the coding sequence ATTAGAATCTCAATTTATTTATTATCGATTGTATTAGCTAATGTCATTACTGCTAGATTTGCGCCACTAGATTTAGGGTTGTTTATTATCCCTTATGGTACATTATTTATTGGTTTAACCCTTGTGATGAGAGACATGGTTCAAAATAGATTTGGCAGATTTAACACGTACCTATTAATTGTTTTCGCCCTCATCTTATCGGCGATTTCAAGTTATTTGTTGGGCGATGCATTATGGGTCGTATTTGCAAGTACACTAAGCTTTATTGTTTCTGAAACGGCAGATACTGAAATCTACACACGATTTAAATTACCGTTTGTAAGAAGAGTTTTTTATTCAGGTGTCGTTGCAGGCTTTTTAGATTCAGCATTGTTTGTCATTATTGGAATCGGACCCCTTGGGCTAAATTTTGTTCCTTGGGAATTAGTCCCTTACGCCATACTAGGCCAATGGGTTGCTAAAGTGTTGATGCAGCTAATTGTTGCAGGTGGCATTAGACAAGTGGTTATTAAAATGAATATTTATGAACCGAACATTTCGGACGTAAAATAG